The genomic stretch GGACAGTCATGACGTTTGGGAACAGGAATAAGtctttgtctctctttctcttggtTCGCCTATTCTTGGGGGAGTTCGCTATTCcgctctttcctcctctttctctaTTGTCATTGCCATTTGCAGCGCTGtgggtatgtatgtgtatgATCTCTaccctttttctcttccctatTTTTAACACGGTGCTTCACAGGATATGCAGTcccaatcaagaagaaccaaTAGCAGGATCGCGGGCAGTGGCACCCTTGACAAGTTTCTGCGCAGATCAGTGCCGGCGCTTCGGGTACGGGTGAGGTGATGGGTACTTCAACAATGGAATACACCTTCAGAAccccttttcccttttcccttcttgggTCCAGTCACCTCAGCCACCTGCAGACTACCGCCTGTCTGGGTTGAGTTGGGTTGCGAAACTGAACTCTATCAGTATCTCGGCCCCACCTCTGAAGTTGCTTGGTGTATTTCTCACATCTTGGTTAATGATTAACCCGGAATTGGATACATAGAAAATCGTCCCTCCTCAGGGTTTTTCCCTGTAGTTTTCTGGTCATAATTTGCGAGCTGTCCTGGTCTTGCCAGCACTTATTCTCCGACATCTTGCAGGTGGCTGCTTGCTTATACAAAGCGTCGCCAGTTGGTACTACTCTTGGCTTCTGCCACTTTCGAGGTCCCTCACCGTTTGTTAACGGTTGGCGACGACTAGAGCCACGACTGGCAATTGCATTACCTGGAAAACGATTCATGATTTAGCTGGCATGCGTCAAACTAGTGTGCCAAGGAAAGCCCGCTTGAGAGGCAGCTTTTCCTATCGATATTGATCCAAATTGACAGGTCGAGTCTGAGTAATTTCGGGTGATCATCTATCAAATCAGAACAGCTCCGGctatttcctctttccctttcttgttacccctcctttttttttgtgtgtgtgtgtgtgtgttcctttgatttattttcttcattttcttcctccttgcgTTCGACCCCTTATCTCCGTCCGTAACACGAGAACGGGTAAATCTGAGAGCAAAGCATATTTACTCTTACGTCATGTGGATTGTTTTTCTGCAGTGGAAAAGGTATCTTACCACCGATTCATGTCCAAAGGCCCAGGCTTCGGCCCTCATGCCCCCTCCATTTCCATCCTAATACTGCGTTCCAGCCTATAGGGATCCATCACGCATGACCTATCCGTATTTACATAACCTAAATCTAAATTGGCAGCTGTCTATCGTGATTTGGAATCTACCCTTGTCTCCGACACTGCGGTTCACGATGGAACCTTGGAGGTGGACATGGACATGGTCGCACTTGCAAATTTAGACTATTCACCCCGTTCTCGTCCGTACAAACCGGTTTTAACCAAatctgtacggagtagccGTATATTAAATCGAACAACCGAGTCCTGTTCGCGCCAAAAACTAGGATTTAAATGAGTCTATGAAGTGTATGGAGCAGTGTGTGCTGTATTGAAATAAATCATTACTCCAGAATAACCGGTttggtggctggctggctaGCCAGGGGGGACgattgatcttctttggGGAAATGTGTATTATTTTGATGCGAACCAGCTGGAATGAAAATTGAGATTCATGATAATCCGATAAAAAGACGCACAGACGTACGAAATCACCGAGTTAAGAGATCAGCTGCATATGCGTTGGCATTTTGTCCAGCTTATCTGCAATGCCGACTTTCaatcatcttttcttttttcataCAGGTTTCCCCTAattttttgcttcttcgatgTCTCCTTTcaattttgtttttttatttttgccACTCAGGTGACTTGAGAACGTCGAACAACAAACAAGTTAGACGATCCGTTTGATGATACGAACTAGCAGGACGCCATCGGTTTTTGCTCCTGAACAGTCGTACAGGTGGACTAGGCGGTAGCCTTCTTGGAGGCGATCTAATCTAATACAAGCCCATGCGGCTGTCGAGTCTCGTCCGAATTCATCGTCTTTAATTTTGAATCTGTGGGGTCATTAGTTTCATCAATACCTTGGTTGAAGGCGTAGGATCGCCGCTTGAGGGATCGGAAGGCAACTGCCGCCgagaagaaacataccgGACAAAAGATAACTCTTCAACTAGCCCAGATAAAGTTGGAAACTGGACCATTTGGCCTTCAAAGTCTGGGCTGGCACCCGAGGCACTCTTGATCATTTGTTTATGGTTCTCGGTCTCTGACTCGCCCTCGTCTTCCGTGTGAGGCGAAGTGGTGTCCTCGGGCGTCTCGACATGCAAGTCGCAGACCACGTAGGGGTGAAAATGCTTCTCGTTGGTGTGTCCTGGAGGCAAGGGGATGTTCTGGCCGGCGAGAAACTCTATCGAAAGGTCTAGCTGACGACGCACGATAGTAGAGGGTGCATCGGAGCTCAGATATCCTTGCGGTTTGAGTACCCAACCTTGCTCATCAGCGAACATGGCGCTGTTAAGCATCATTCCTTTATCGAGGTTCTGCCAGTTCAATGCCACCACCTGCGCGCCCCGGCGCCAAAAGAAGCTGGGGTCGAGATTCGAGGAATTCACCCGCAGACCGTATGGGTAAATCCGCATGAAATGTTTGCGGTTGTGTTCAAACAGGGCTTCGGGATCTTTCGCATGCGCTGCTCGGGCCGCACTTTCTGAAAGTGAAAACACGTGTCCGGGTACTTTGGCCTCTGTTACACGTACAGTTAAAGAAATGCCCTTCTTAGGCTCGGTTAGGTTCAATCAGAGTAGTTACCTGGTTGTTCAAAGTGACTGAAATGGAACCCTTTGGTGAATATAGCCAGTCTGCTAAGAGCTTCTAAAATCTTTGATGGTTTCTTTGGGGGTGCATCCGATGGCTTATCGTCAGTGCTACTCAAGTCACCTTGGTTGGCGTGCTGCTTGAGTGCCTCGAGCTCATCGCCATTGCCTTCTGGCGTCTCCTCATTTTTGTCTTCGCTCGTCGGCGCCACGTATTTCACTTTAATCAGGATCTTTCGTTTTAGATCCTCCGGTGCAGGCAGTGGATCAGTCGCCTCCTTCTCGGGTGTGACTTCCACCAGCATCCCTTTCCAGGCCTCCTCCATGATCTCTACCATCGCCTGTTGTTGTTCCAGAGATGCATGCACTTCCAGGCTAACAATCACCGGTAGGTCACTTGTAACAAAAGCACTATCGCGGATAGCATAACACACATCTCGGAATGTGGTCCCTTTTGTAAGCGTGTGACCATGAAGCACCTGGGGCTCTGGGGGTGGCGGGACCTCAGTCGCAGGATCCACTGGGGCACTGCTGTCGAGAGGCACGTCCTCAGGAGATGACTTGCGGCCTATGAGACCCCCCAGTTTGGTTGACATGGACCCCAAGCGTGAGTGTCGTTTAGCCATACTCTTGagcctttccctttttgacCCTTGCTTTATCTTTCTCTCAGAGATTGAATcgctactactactgcttGTGTCATCAGCAGATGCACTTTCGGAGCTTCGCTCGCCATCCCATACATCGATCTCGACGCATCTACATCCATTTAAAAGGACCTAAAATGTCATCAGTTATTTCCACTTAAATATGAACGTCTGGATTAGGGTTGACGCCGGTGCCTGATGCACGGGGCACCGAAAGGCATGGTTACACTATTGAAGGAACCATCCAATCCTAAGAGCCCAATTGTTGGTACTCCGTGGACCAGGATGCGCCTCGATAGCAAGGGTTTTTTCAGGTGGTTCCACTATGGAATACTAGGGGAAATGCGTACATTTGTATAAGCACTGGCGTCTGAATCGCTGTACAATTGGTTCCCAGTCAAGTAAGTGTTATGGCTCGAAGAGATGAAATAGTCACTAATGGGTGCAGAATAGTTCTGCTGCTTGACAGGTCCCATTGCCGAAGAGGCCGGACTAGCCATATACTCTCGAAGCGCTGCTAGGGAAGCGAGGGGGTCTACAACCCCATTGTTACTGCCGTCGTTAGTAGTCTCATGTTGGATGTCCCGGAAGAAATCAACCCCGGGCAAGGCTTTGAGCGAGCTGTAAACCACCTCCAGGTGAGACGCAACAAAAGGTGCAAGATCCGGTGAGCTCTTCGACTCTAGGCACTTCGACGAGTCATTGAGCGTGATTTGTTCAGTACGATTGGCGAGGTCGTCCATTTTCTCTCGATTAAGTCAATTGGCTAGGCTAGGACACAGCGCATTAGACACGAGCCTTAGATGCAGCGCAACTGCTGGTGATGGTGTACAAATGACGTAGatgtcttcttccccccctttttttttgttttgttgcCTGTCGCGGGTGTACGAGACGATCGCCACGCCGTGTTACCGCCAAGTCGGGAGAACGATGGAAAGATATAATGCTATGCGGTGTACCCCTGGGAAGGAGACAAAGTCGAAGGACTGAAAGttagaacaaagaaaaaaaagtgtATGGATAAatgagaaggggaaggaCGAAACATGTATATATCAAACGGGATGGAAAGAACAAGTGTTGAGTTGGCGGAGTTCTGGCCATTGCTTTTCTGGTCCACTCCACTTGGGCTGTTTTGGGTTTTGTTCGCTGATCAGCCGATACGCAATCCCCCCATGACGATCTGATCTGATATCCAATCTGGATCCAAGGCTATGCTACCTTCGTTCAGCCTTGAGGAACGCATAGTAAGGCGGACTGTTGCCTAAAGACCGCCATTTCTCGTGGTGCGGGACAGCCACGACAACAACTCATGTCAATATGCAGACGAAGGTGACATATCATATTATCATAATATCATAtggaagggggagaagcGAAGGGAGGCAATCGTTGTGTGGGTTTATAGTTTAGATTGAAAGTCCTCgtggtgttgttgttacTTTC from Aspergillus oryzae RIB40 DNA, chromosome 1 encodes the following:
- a CDS encoding uncharacterized protein (predicted protein); its protein translation is MDDLANRTEQITLNDSSKCLESKSSPDLAPFVASHLEVVYSSLKALPGVDFFRDIQHETTNDGSNNGVVDPLASLAALREYMASPASSAMGPVKQQNYSAPISDYFISSSHNTYLTGNQLYSDSDASAYTNVLLNGCRCVEIDVWDGERSSESASADDTSSSSSDSISERKIKQGSKRERLKSMAKRHSRLGSMSTKLGGLIGRKSSPEDVPLDSSAPVDPATEVPPPPEPQVLHGHTLTKGTTFRDVCYAIRDSAFVTSDLPVIVSLEVHASLEQQQAMVEIMEEAWKGMLVEVTPEKEATDPLPAPEDLKRKILIKVKYVAPTSEDKNEETPEGNGDELEALKQHANQGDLSSTDDKPSDAPPKKPSKILEALSRLAIFTKGFHFSHFEQPGNYSD
- a CDS encoding uncharacterized protein (predicted protein); the encoded protein is MRIYPYGLRVNSSNLDPSFFWRRGAQVVALNWQNLDKGMMLNSAMFADEQGWVLKPQGYLSSDAPSTIVRRQLDLSIEFLAGQNIPLPPGHTNEKHFHPYVVCDLHVETPEDTTSPHTEDEGESETENHKQMIKSASGASPDFEGQMVQFPTLSGLVEELSFVRFKIKDDEFGRDSTAAWACIRLDRLQEGYRLVHLYDCSGAKTDGVLLVRIIKRIV